AGCGCATgcgcctaggagccctgcagcctgctggggcgatttcaaagggcctggggctcccagctgctgccaccatCACTACCAGGCATTGGCAGCTGCTGCAACTGGAGGCCCCAGACATCAGATGGTGGGTTCCTGTTTGTGGGTTGCTAAGCAGAGAGacacacccctctgcagcccagatATAGGCCCTTAACTGTGAGAGAGGTGTGACTtaggacaccccttccccccttgtcggcatctcccattggctagctgacATGGCTGCCCGCCTACTGAggtggcttttgtgaatcacatTGTAAGGTGCCTGTGTCGCTCTGGCATTGTCTAGGGAGTTCTAGGCCCCTGACTCAGCTCTGAGGGTCACAGTGCTGCTGGTCCCTGTGATTTTCTCACTGCCTAAAAATTACTCACTGTGattctcagcattgcaacacctgagTCCCTTCATGGATTGGACCCTGTGCAAACAGTCACCTCTCcacagagcacagctgagcaattcctgattgacatgggtgtgcacaggacagaggcagagcacaggctggTTAGTGACACATCAGACAGTAAAATCCAAACTCTCTTCCCAGAGGCACAATATTCCTTGCAGCTGGGacattaaagtggaacaaacaagaattattgtttgtaatgttttatttacagtaagttgctggaaagtagcaaagtaaaaggagctAAGAAGGAGCTTTAATAACCACAGCACAGCCAGGAGATCCCCaactactgagaacagttttctttatgGCACTAAAATTGAACCAATGGCCAGgaattaatatagggaattaatgagttacagtctcactttcaTAAACATGTAATAAATCTCCCCGCCCCGCTCATGTTCCCTTTCCTTTCGTACTGTCCTTTTCTAGTCATCATTGTTCTAGCCTCACTTCCCATCCCTGtttatttccctgtgtctctcctccctgtcacagatcaccccatcacctgctcccttctttccctgatcttatcccttcccctcctgctgatcctgggctgggagcccccagtgaaatctaaggacacagatctgtacaaaacgctccctgctgctgctgctgcttctccccactccccaaaccctgattgattcatgctgtgtccctgccacccccacctctgcctgTCCCCTGCCCGGCTATTagtgctaccccctgcccagcccccacctctgcccctcagggcccctcctgcagccccaggggtcttccccctcctcccccatccctgaggCTGCCGAGAGGGAGGGGAGGTGCTTCCAGGGGCCATAGAGATGAGGAGCCAGAGGTCATACAGACTGGACTGTGTGTgtctagagaggctgatttccggttcctgcctctgctgcatgtctcagggacacaggcagAGCCGTGATCCTGGCCCCACAAagaaccagggtcggattctccccCCAAAGTCGGAgtccggcgggaaagtgaagattggggcctcgtcaccagcatcgataaatgtcacctgcccccggtcacagtccagacaaacccggatcctgctgggggtccggctcaggggcaggggggtcacacAGTAGGTGAGAGCTTGGAACTGACCAAGCCAGTGCCGCTCCACAGCCCAGATACCCCCATCAGGGTGATACCtgatccttcccttcctcctcacagactctctggccacccccacagcccagtctCTCcgaccccccacctccacctcccagcaatgtctccccgaggtgaatccctcacagcccagcacacacagcgcagtgtcaaatctctcagggttgttgggcagtcgCTGTCgtgtgtctccccatctcacacttttccgatcctcagacaggacaaggttgggatgagccgtgtctggatccagagtcacattcactggagagagaatcagagcgttaggggcagagctcagccctggggaaaTCTGGGgccatttctcacactccccagcagccccgttCAGGCTGGGACAGTCCCGGATCCCAGGGAACTGCCTCTGTGCTGGACAcctgagggtacgtctagactacccgctgtatcggcgggtagtgatcgattgagacacaatatatcgatccccaaacgcgctcctgttgactccggaattCCACCAGCATGAACGGCGGTAGCgcagtcgacagggggagccagggacgtcgatcccacgccgtgaggacgagaggtaaatcgatctaagatacttcaacttcagctacgctattcacgtagctgaatttgcgtatcTGAGATTGACCCCCCccggtgtagaccagccctgagactgagcagagatgtcactgcagctcctcagtcTTTGTAACGGGTCCCACTTCATTAGTTTCTCATTTATCACAGAGGCTTCAGCTCCCACATCCCGCTGCTGGTgttgccccattcccagcagcacagacacAGCCAAGAAGGTGTCAGAAGTTTTTATTGAGGGAGCAGAAGTGGCAGGCACCAGCTTTAAACCCCAGAGGGAAGCTCCCTCCCTAATGCAGCCTCCagtcccaggccagggaacaAAGAGGAAGGTGCAGCAATGGGGAACAGCCACTTAAGACCAGAGAGTAGGAGGTGGCTCTGGGTGGGGTAGCACCATCTCCAGCCTAGAGCGAAAGGAGGAGCTGACAGTCTCACAGGaagagcatctccccaatccaggaagcagggagcagctccaatgggagagcccatccctgcccagaggaaaggcaggatgttggagaagagcgatGGTGGAGCCGCTGCACCGGGGTGAAGCAGAgcgatgtggcagggagctctgttCAGGAGCGTCTCAGTTAagagtgtttctgttcatcagaatgggcatgaactcagcactaagggtGGTGTCAGGACTGTTTTTGTGTCCCCGCCTGCTCCATGGCCCtgactgaggccctgccccctggccaggctgggagacttgcccgctatggagagcccctgacactccacctgccctggacatggGTCCATGGGCCTTTGGCAGCAGTCCCCAGCCCATATCCCCACTCCCCGGGGTgcaccaccctgggcaggtggaggatccagggctacccagtgcagtccctggatggcagcctggttctggcttctggcctggccagggcctcaaggaaagaggagcaggggtggggccattgAGAGAGGCCAGCACCAGGAAGAGATTggtgctgcgggcaggggctgcactacacAGAGAGGAGCTGCTCAGCTGCCCTGCCCTAAGCATAGATACTGCCTgccatgctccacccctgccAAGGCTTGCAGTGTGGGGGGGCAACGtggccctcttcccccaaactatgcccatgctgaaaagtgtcctggtcatcccacctttaaaagtgtgtgtgtgtgttgtgggggcagACATGGGCCCCTGGATCTCCTTACCgtttaatgtgttatttttagggctgtgtgtgtcatggtcgctgtcagtttggttggtaactttagctacaatctcatgaagacgttttctctggaattttctcataatttaaaggCAATCTTCTCCCGCAGACTCACCCTCTCTGTGTGCTCCAAATGATcctcccctttttctctccagttcagacggcagagtgtcttgggggagaaaggagaagagaggtgagatttcagactTTCATATTCATAAGAGCATCCCACACTGAAACTGTTTTATAATTAtgagagagaaacagacagaggcccagagacacactcaggtatttaatataaaaaggtctgaAATCTATTTTCCCCTCTCAATCAGGCATCTCTCAGTAATGGAGCCAGCAGCCTTACAGCCTCACAACTATCCCAGGACACACAATCTGTAGgagatttacttttccctcctcatcccctccgtcccttcagactccagttggtttgACTCATTCACTTACTGCCTTTTGTCGTAACCTAGACCCAGATCAtacaaagactttggcataaaggtaactttacccacttgggtccctttgacactaaTGGGATGTTCAGAGTTTATGAAATCTTGGCTCTAACTGTGAGATGTTGGGTCTGTTTACTCAGCGCCTCTACAGAGAGCAGCACGACGGGACCTCGTCCTCCATAGGCAGAAGTGGAAATAATAGtaaaattattttatcaaggtggaaattgaggtgggggagggttggCTCAAAGGGTCCGATTCCCCCCTGTACCgggaaaaggagagaggggaggggccatgtgtgactctgctgttcagtggctgcaggggccggtgcagaccttggcacaggctgaggaagttctgaagccagcCAGAGCTACATCCCTGTGACAATGGCCCCCATGTGTCTTGCCCAGCGTGcagagtgtcagaggcccagctttacactgcccacctccctctgtccctcgtccaccccctccctcttccacccgccctcaccaaccccaccccattgccagccctctcaggaacacgcCTTGGGCCTACAACTGCTGTGGAGGAGGCACCAGAGGCTCCTGTGCTGAAGGGATCCCTGACCATAGGGGaggggctttctccttccctgcagcccatTTGGCCGAAACTAGCTGCAAACGGGACCAGAGCTCAGTGATGTGCTGGATCCACTTTGAGAAATGTGccccatggctggtgatggggcagtagacggggagggctctgagctatagagaattctttaccacgtgtctggctgttgggtcttgccaaaatgctctGTATTCAACTGACCATCatatctggggtggggaaggaatttccccccaagtcagattgacagagagcctggggatttttttccttccttcctctgcagcgtggggcacgggtcagttGCAGTTTTAGCCTAGAGTCAATGGTGGATTCTGTGTAACTTGTGTAGCGAGGCAGTTACCCTGTTCCTGGGATAAAACGAGGTAAAAGGTGAAAAGCAGCTGAGGTCGGCTGActggggaggcagccacagctggggccacacccattTAGGTCACAACTGGCCCTGATcaaagggctgggagctaggcaggcaagagtctcactgcagggctgcctgggagcacagggtaccttacacagagcagggctggggtagggcaggcagagctggggagctctggcctggcaagtccccaggctgaggccttgttaaggGCCAGGGATGGTACTAGGGCTAGAAAGGCAGTAGGTGCAACCCCCTTGCTAATGATGAGTGGACATTGTggactgcaggctgccccagagaaagggggctagatgactggcagtaaccactgaggcaaggtgggtatagagggttgggatgcccctgggagaggagacccagagtgtgggggtactgctgtgggCGCTCTGCAGCgggaaagctaattccctgactgaccagcaggaggcgccacactgCTGAGTGCTCAACCAGTTACACTTGAAGTTATAAAATCATgttttgagaacttcagtaacttggccagaggttaggggtcaattgcaggagtgggtgggtgagattctgtggcctgcagtgtgcagttggtcagactggatgatcatgatggtcccttctggccttaaagtctttgagtcaTTTCTTAATTTAACAGCATCATCTAAGTGTGAACCAATTGATCAGCACCATTCTCTTCTCAGAGGCTcatcccaatttccattcctagatcccttctaagtacctttgaacttccccagaatctccattagcaccATCGTTTTCTGGCAGAAACCACTGACTagctcttccagttcaggagaaatctcctctggctgctggaacttccccttctcacacctggagggaaacaatttcacgtgattatattttactgtgtgactcattataagttctggctagtgagtcgctgctctcatgggcctggagttagaattcctcgacttctcccagcctcagcGCAGGTGCAACACAACCCAGGGCCAAGCAGTCTTCCCTTCAAAAgtcattaatattcttcaactctggtctggagagatcagctctggggacaaaaggggaattgagtctccatggccaattcactccttggcctccatgctctgagggacaggaggttcccaggtgaagtgctgtaaaaatctgcctctaggaactagactgagacaccaactaccccttccccagctcatttctcacaggtctccaaacagccctgagatggggaaaggctcttgaaaactactgccctgggctgaatagtgaccagcacccagcagtgacaggcccatattcCATCCCCACAATCCTGAGGCACCCTGTCCCCCAGGGATGTGACATCTCTACAAAATACTTGAGGTCAGCCTTTCCCACTGACTGGAGAATTCCAGAATCTTCTGTACAAGAGTTAGCACCCCAGGATGGAGctgatcagagagatttgtatccaaCTCGTTATCTCCCCACTCATTTTGATGTAGAGCCCTGGGAAGATGCAGCGCTACCCTCATCatcaagctctttcccagcattgtggaGTGCGACGGAGCcacatacctgctcaaggtggttctgacatcctagaagagagagagacaaaataatttcagtcctctctgacacacacacacaggggattccagggaagggatttaagaagtatgggggaagagaccctgccctggccccagggccattgattccctgagctaatggggcttttccatcttttATATCTCTGTGACTCTGCTACAAATAATACTCACTTAGATGTCAGCAATGCACATGCCGAGTTACACTGGGATCTCCGACTGCTGGACTCTAGTGCTTATGATTCagcagcccgctcctccctctgtggGGGTCTGGCATGTTTCTAATGATGAGTGCCGGTTTCCAattgtccctgggggtgctcaaccccatgccccacctccactccaaacctttccccaatgccacaccccaacccaactcttccccctcccactcaacCTCCACACTGTCTCTTCCTCACCTCCTCTTGTGAGCTGCCATAAATATAAAGCAACGAGTCACATAAAATACCTCCctgcagctgtactgaatcgctttacctctaaggggttaagaagctcagataacctggttggctcctgaccagaaggaccgataaggaaagaagatactttcaaatctggtggCTTGCAGGAGGTTTTGTTtgggctctgtttgtttgttccctctcctgaTACAGAGATAGACCAAGCAGggacaacatctcctgaaaacctaCCTGAAAAGatccatctaagattacaaaaattctgactaaggcaaggaaatgtgttaggttattttttgttttagcttgtgaattgtcCCTATGCgaagaggtagttttattcctgtttttgtaactgtgaagctgagtccagaggggagtcctctcttttaaatctttttattaccctgtaaaattaccttccatcctgattttgcaggtgtgattcttgtacttttttctttattataaagttcttctttaaagaacctgattgattttagtgtcctaaagataagggtctggtctgtactttCATTAAAGggaattggttggtatattattctcaagcctccacAGGAAATGGGGTGAAGgcgcttggggggatatttgcgggaaatagggattccaagtgacccatctctgaatgtttgtttaaaatcagttggtggtggtggcagcaataccgtccaaggacaaggaaaggaatttgtgccttggggaagtttttaacctaaactgatggaatataagattagggggtctttcatgtgggtccccacatctgtaccccagagctCAAAGTGGGGAGGAAATCCTAACCTGAGCacactccctccccactcctcccgctccctcctagcatctcctgcacacagtggaacagctgattgcagcaggcagatggtgctggaagaagggggaggagttgatcagcaagGCTGAAGGTGGGTAGCACtgagggggagagctggctgtcctggagcacccacctaTGTTTCTCAATCAGTCTAACCTgtaggaattcactcgctggcttctgacacttcccctccagctcacgGATCAGCTCACTGAGATAGGAAATCTGCTCGgagagtttactgacattttcattctggatcctcacaatctccttgtccagcttctccagctgggccagcaggagtcgctcttgttcctccaggaactgctgcagttgctgaaattcagacacaatcttctgcctctcggtttgtgtttgtttctgtaagAAACagggcaagggctggtcagggacatggatggagcccagggtcctttcatggagagctgagtgtgcaggagggcGATTTTCTGTGAAAATCCTACAATTTCTGACATTTAACTCTACCCTGTGGGTACTAGGCAGGGGATTCTCTCAcaccttcccctttggcccctgtgtccctgtgAAAGGGAAGTTTCTCTGTCAGTCATGGTCAGCATCTTCTGTTATTTATGGTCTGTggaaattcagacccagagcagcaggaggcaggactcagcactacactgacagagacgtcaggggagttaaaagaaacaaacattttaaaaatgcacaaaatgtctaGACCCAGTGGACAGCACTTCACAGGGACATTCAGTTCACTTGGGGGGATTTCTGGGTAAGCCAcaaagcttagggcttgtctacacatgaatcaAACCCAACAATCCATggtcatggagaaacacacacataaGCCCATGttcaccaaggccacacaggagttTGCCTCCAAACAGGCCTCCCACTACCAGTCCCTGCTGgttcataacaacaggcacctaccagatactccCGGCTATTCCCCTCTCCagtcgctttcaatcccagcagcttttctctctcttccctcagagtcttcaaatgggcctggattctttcctgaagaaacagaaatgatttgggagGTTTCATCTGGATAGTTGAGAGGTGCTTGGAAGTGGGTGTTTTTCCACCTGAAACCCAAGATGACTGTGGTTCTAATCGCTTTGTGACATCAGGACCACCAAGGAGATCAAACCTCATTAATAGAGACTGGGAGCGTGTCACATTCAGACTCATTACCAATTCCGGTTCAGTGTTTTTAGTAATTAGAGATATCAATGATACCCAAGCtttactgtaaaagcagcaaagagtcctgtggcaccttatagactaacagatgttttgcagcatgagcttttgtgggtgaatacccacttcttcggtattatgctgcaaaacgtctgttagtctataaggtgccacaggactctttgctgcctttacagatccagactaacacggctacccctctgatgcttgacaagctttactggtatttgtgaaCTGATTAGTGGTACAGAgcataacagggcactggagttACATGGGGGTGAATCAATAAACCTGTTTTGTAGGTTTAAAGAACCAAGTGATACAAATCCTCGAAGCCACCCAGGTTTCACCCTTGAAGCCCTGGGGACTGCACTGGTTGGGCAGAGCTGGTTTAAGCACCAGGGCAAACCCCATGAGACGTTGGGAGGCCATTCGTCTGGTTTGAAGCTGCGCAATCCCAGTTTTGTGGAGCACTGTCCCTGTCCGGTAGGGACTCGGCACTGAACGTGGCTTTGTCTGGtgcaaaagggagaggaggagacggaGGATGCAGGAGGACACCCATGAGGATGggagtggcaccttcatgcaGAATGATGCAGGCAGGTGGCACGCTGAAAAAAGCGGTGGTGGGGCCCTCACAGGGTGAGTGATACTAGTGTGGACGGGCCCATGCAGGCAGGCGTGGGCATGTCCGATGTTCTGGGGATGCCTCAGTGAACTCCCTAATTAGACATGATGCAGATTTGTATAAAGAACGGCTTTGGGTTTGCCCTACGACTGTCCTAAAGCCTTTCCGTGGCAATGCCCCCTGGGCAAATGCCCCActgtcccattccctggtaaagatcccggaagcagtgcattctgggagatttcaaaaggctgcctggtgggactcATGCAGGGgtttcaaactcaaatgaccacgaggccacatgaggactagtacattggcctgagggccgcattactgacacctcctcccaccaccctcagccctgccctcactccaccccttccctgcccccattccaaccccttccccgaaatccccaccccaactccgccccctccctgcccccagcgggtgcaggaggggtgtggggtgaggcaggggctcagggcagggagttggggtgtggggtgcaggagggaaaaagggtgcagcagggggttcagggcagggagttagggtgcaggaggggtgtggcagggggctcagggcaatgggttggggtgtgaggtgcagcagggggttcagggcaggaggttgggtgcAGAGTGCGGcaggcagctcagggaagggggttggggtgcaggaggggtgcagcaaggGCTCTGTCCCAGCGTGCACTGGGGAAAGGGCAggctctgcctgccctgcccctgcgccaCTCCGGGAAGCCGCTGGAATGTGCGGGAGCAGGAGCATGGGgcgtgtgtgttgctgttgcttcaggcactgcccccagcatctcccattggttgggaacggggaaccgcagccaatgggatctgctgcgggtggtgcctgaagcaacagcaacacacacacccctgcgcctctGCTCCCCCAGGTTCCGTCCGCTTCCCGGAGCGGCGCCGGGGCAGAGCCGGCCGACAGGAAGGGAATCTGCCCTGACCCTGGTGCGTGTggggccggagccgctctagATAAACGCTGGGGGGAGGCCACGAGGAGCTCGCgggccacagaaaataacctcGCGGGGGCGTGTTTGAGACCCTGGACTAATGGAACCACTttggctggtccttgcccacgtacacaacagaacaggtcagactggcaccagtcagctccagcctggggttggttttgatacaacccagtgtaatcccagtggtacttggcatggacctgagctgtctggagcccttttgtgtaaggactgaaggtgctcggggtcccacacagcgtttagcccagtgatctcctctagtgcaggccggcAGCATCTGAGTTAAATCCCTCGTGGAGCGacacaggagttcagaatcccagtgagaaacctcctctccctggtgggcCTGGGACCTTTATCAAGGCGTCTCTCCCTCCTAACGGAGACACTTCGTCACTGGGTGGGGCTGATGCTAAGATAGCAGCATGGCAAAGTGATTCAGGCCTTGGACTGGGTctggggagatctgggttctatgctaagctctgtcactgacatgcTGGGTGATtgtgtgcaactcactgccccagtttgtgcctcagtttccctttccacCTTTTGTCTAGCTAGACCAGTGGTCACCTACCAGTCGATTGCAATTGACTAGTAGATCCTGGAGATTCTCCCAGTCGATCACGATCTCCGGCAgcgcaggcaggctccctgcctgccccagccgtgCCGCACTCCCAGACgtggccagcatgtccccacAGCCTGGGGTGAGGGCAGCATTCCCCTCACGTGGCTCTCGCCTGCAAGgaccatccccgcagctcccattggccggaaacggggaactgtggccaatgggagctgcgggggtggttcctgcagagaggggcagcgtgtgtagccacatgctcccctccaggggccacaggggcacattggccccttccaggagtggcgcagggttgggacaggcagggagcctgcgttAGCCCCGCTGCACTACTGACCGGGAGCAACCGGAGGTAagtcagtgctgcccagctggagccagcttccctcaccccctcctgcaccctaaccccctactccagccctgaccctcctcccagaaccagcaccccatattcttttctgcaccccaacactgccccagcctggagccccctcctgcaccccaatcccttgcccgaggctcagcccagagcccgcacccccacctgAATCCCAATCTCCTGCCACAGACCGGTGaacgtgagtgagggtgggggagagcaatggaggggggggggtatGGAGTGAGCGGTGCTTCGGGAGGGGGGGAGGTGTAGATCCTGCTTTCAAGATTTGATATTTTGCCTCTGTTGGCACTGCCAGATCATTAATTTTGTTACAGCATCTCCCCACACAATGAAgactttacagagctgaatgatgaGTCACACCCGTGACAGGGAACTCTCAGTGAAATTAGCCTGTCATTAAACACCCAAAGTTAACCCATTAAATttgacagcaattccctaccttgtactcctgggcagcctcctggaTGGGAACCACCCTGTGAGCGCGGTGAGCCCGGGACTCTCTGCAgatcacacagatgggggtttgatcctcttcacagaacagtttcagagcctcctggtgtctctcacacaccccgtcccctcctgctccttttgctgcctgTAAGCTCAACTGCTTGACGAGTTCTACGatatttgccagctgcctgttgggcctgaggtttctctgctgcacagtttctctgcactgagggcaggaggcggctgtatcggatccctcccagcactggctgatgcaggctcggcagaaattgtgcccacactccagagtgacaggttctgtgaaatactccagacagacgggacatgtAGCTTCCTCCTGGACACTTTCCactgggttctctgcagccatggctccctctgggcagtttgtaacaggctttgtttcaaattcctgaatTCACActatgccccgcctgcagcagcaagggggtgtttCCTTGCCTGAAAATGACTCAGGCTGTTTGCAGAGCAGGAAGGACCCAAACAATTTCACCCCTGGAGGCTttagtgtaaaaatgtacaatcacACAGGTGATAGGTAACTTGCAGTGAAATCAGCATGTAATTAAAACCTCAAAGGGCTCTCGGCCTGCAATCAGCCCCTGAGTTGGTGGGGAGGGTCACTGGGGCATCCCCCTGTGAGGCTGaacctggaggagcaggagctgggtgtCTAAGGAGTGATAGTCAGGCTGGGCAGAATTTTGATTATAATATATTATTTTGACAGATAATCT
The sequence above is a segment of the Mauremys mutica isolate MM-2020 ecotype Southern chromosome 12, ASM2049712v1, whole genome shotgun sequence genome. Coding sequences within it:
- the LOC123344851 gene encoding zinc finger protein RFP-like isoform X1; the encoded protein is MAAENPVESVQEEATCPVCLEYFTEPVTLECGHNFCRACISQCWEGSDTAASCPQCRETVQQRNLRPNRQLANIVELVKQLSLQAAKGAGGDGVCERHQEALKLFCEEDQTPICVICRESRAHRAHRVVPIQEAAQEYKERIQAHLKTLREEREKLLGLKATGEGNSREYLKQTQTERQKIVSEFQQLQQFLEEQERLLLAQLEKLDKEIVRIQNENVSKLSEQISYLSELIRELEGKCQKPASEFLQDVRTTLSRCEKGKFQQPEEISPELEELVSGFCQKTMVLMEILGKFKDTLPSELERKRGGSFGAHREVNVTLDPDTAHPNLVLSEDRKSVRWGDTRQRLPNNPERFDTALCVLGCEGFTSGRHCWEVEVGGRRDWAVGVARESVRRKGRIRYHPDGGIWAVERHWLGQFQALTYCVTPLPLSRTPSRIRVCLDCDRGQVTFIDAGDEAPIFTFPPDSDFGGRIRPWFFVGPGSRLCLCP
- the LOC123344851 gene encoding zinc finger protein RFP-like isoform X2 — its product is MAAENPVESVQEEATCPVCLEYFTEPVTLECGHNFCRACISQCWEGSDTAASCPQCRETVQQRNLRPNRQLANIVELVKQLSLQAAKGAGGDGVCERHQEALKLFCEEDQTPICVICRESRAHRAHRVVPIQEAAQEYKERIQAHLKTLREEREKLLGLKATGEGNSREYLQLQQFLEEQERLLLAQLEKLDKEIVRIQNENVSKLSEQISYLSELIRELEGKCQKPASEFLQDVRTTLSRCEKGKFQQPEEISPELEELVSGFCQKTMVLMEILGKFKDTLPSELERKRGGSFGAHREVNVTLDPDTAHPNLVLSEDRKSVRWGDTRQRLPNNPERFDTALCVLGCEGFTSGRHCWEVEVGGRRDWAVGVARESVRRKGRIRYHPDGGIWAVERHWLGQFQALTYCVTPLPLSRTPSRIRVCLDCDRGQVTFIDAGDEAPIFTFPPDSDFGGRIRPWFFVGPGSRLCLCP